The following proteins are co-located in the Megalobrama amblycephala isolate DHTTF-2021 linkage group LG12, ASM1881202v1, whole genome shotgun sequence genome:
- the zgc:86609 gene encoding ER membrane protein complex subunit 3-like — protein MAGPELLLDSSIRLWVVLPIVFITFFVGVLRHYVTQLIHNEKKVDLQQVSDSQVLLRSRILRENGKYLPKQSFAMRKHYFNDPETGFFKTVKRKVIPKNPMTDTSMLTDMMKGNLTNVLPMILIGGWINWAFSGFVTTKVPFPLTLRFKPMLQRGIELLSLDASWVSSASWYFLNVFGLRSMYTLILGQDNAADQSRIMQDQMTGAAMAMPPDPNKAFKSEWEALEIVEHKWALENVEEELMCQDLNFRGLFS, from the exons ATGGCAGGTCCAGAGCTGCTGCTAGACTCCAGTATTCGACTGTGGGTGGTTTTGCCCATAGTCTTCATCACATTCTTCGTCGGAGTTCTGCGGCATTACGTCACTCAACTGATTCATAATGAGAAGAAAGTGGATTTGCAGCAGGTGTCTGACAG CCAGGTGTTACTGCGCAGCCGCATTTTGagagaaaatggaaaatatCTTCCCAAACAG TCATTTGCCATGCGAAAACACTACTTCAACGACCCTGAGACTGGATTCTTCAAGACGGTCAAAAGAAAGGTGATCCCCAAAAATCCCATGACCG ACACCAGCATGTTGACGGACATGATGAAAGGGAATCTGACCAATGTGCTGCCAATGATTCTGATAGGAGGATGGATCAACTGGGCCTTTTCTGGATTTGTCACAA CTAAAGTTCCGTTTCCTCTGACTCTGAGATTCAAGCCCATGTTACAGAGAGGAATAGAGCTGCTCTCTCTGGACGCCTCCTG GGTCAGTTCAGCGTCATGGTATTTTCTCAATGTGTTTGGCCTCAGAAGCATGTACACCCTCATCCTTGGACAAGACAATG CTGCAGATCAGTCAAGAATTATGCAGGATCAAATGACGGGGGCTGCGATGGCGATGCCCCCTGATCCTAATAAAGCATTTAAG AGTGAGTGGGAAGCCCTGGAGATTGTGGAGCACAAATGGGCCCTGGAGAATGTTGAAGAGGAACTCATGTGTCAGGATCTGAACTTCAGAGGACTCTTTAGCTAA
- the uxt gene encoding protein UXT, translating into MTSGTPGINEKVLQYETFINEVLRQDLQKVLEQRDAVYEKIAQYLQLKNTIQSIQETDSKELKTDVDLGCNFYVQAHVPDASKIYVAVGYGFFVEFTHAEALKFIEKKTNQLTEYTEVLTKDAAKIKANIRMVLEGLRELQGLKDLPESRTREVF; encoded by the exons ATGACTTCTGGGACGCCAGGTATTAATGAAAAAGTCTTGCAGTATGAGACATTTATCAATGAAGTGTTGAGACAGGATTTACA GAAAGTTTTGGAGCAAAGAGATGCTGTGTATGAGAAAATAGCACAATACCTTCAGCTGAAGAACACAATACAAAGCATTCAG GAAACTGACAGCAAAGAACTCAAAACAGATGTTGACCTTGGCTGCAATTTCTATGTGCAGGCTCACGT ACCTGATGCATCAAAAATATATGTGGCAGTCGGTTATGGATTCTTTGTCGAATTCACCCATGCAGAGGCTTTGAAGTTCATAGAAAAGAAGACGAATCAGCTAACAGA GTATACTGAGGTCCTTACCAAAGATGCGGCAAAGATAAAAGCCAACATCCGTATGGTTCTGGAG GGATTGAGGGAATTGCAAGGTCTGAAGGATCTTCCAGAATCCAGAACGAGGGAggtgttttag